The Ooceraea biroi isolate clonal line C1 chromosome 1, Obir_v5.4, whole genome shotgun sequence genome has a window encoding:
- the LOC105280272 gene encoding PAX-interacting protein 1 — MGDIRAGLEDLKLDGVLFANVKYYVSGEGDPKILNLLQEGGAERSNYFSDFVTHLIAGYEALENDISAAKDLYEIPAVTQNWILYSVKCSKLLPTQYFSPEENQLFSNVRACISQVSRADSKSLWAMITLQGGKCQLRLDRYCTHLITGKANGIKYETATRHHIHIVTPDWLTECCKKSAIVSDVEYHPRLLIYPSPNSSTAMITGFMDEDTDNKVTQEEQNKTKAMLEQLKQRMPWNQPSPPVSSNASHSLGASAAATVPYSTNGQNNINIQPQQHLSRSVPSTSLTTSTIAPSVSDQNIINQATWLPQVSQQSNISQQTKTVPSQMQQQELPPQQQQQQQINIQHQLIQQQQLTQQLTQHQQQLQQAPYSQQQQLLNQQQSAQISSQQQLIGQQQPLGQQSMMPQQQQQQINSQLPQHQLTSPQLLTSQQKQLNPHQIIQQQQLQTSQQSHLTQQQVQLAAQQQQQQQIVMQQQQPIAGQHQLTQQQTPSQQLTPEQRQLILLQQQQQQQKIQQISQQLQQSAPQSSQQFVIREGQLQQQPQNQQLIGPNQQGFIVQRDPQWQQQQYHLQLQRQQQQIGPQRPGGQWNQQPPQPPRQLIQLDAQTHQQLQQMDPQQRAQFIKKIQIQRNMIVQRQMQNRQAQQGPHIAVIRSPGKPVQPGGLQWVQQARPQMMGPQLAQTPGQKPVHPGVQPPALTPINSSNQVIVPAGQTVQGPEASQAGQTFQQRQLIPQQIAQLHMQKQQQMARLQQLQHLQQQQQQQQQQQQQGAQQEPPLTSLPNNAQIPPDQQLVVNAKTKTALANMLTNRLQGGATEGSASGQLRLMTAQHRPPPPPSQDPQLLAAYQRRTLGNITNGAPAGAPIKMQFAPVMPQPKAQFYGHNPNLKLPPDLFLLGCIFVIVEYDVQRPNEVSVWKQVIERHGGEVEPQYCTRATHVLAITQKHPTVVQALREGKRCVSAHWLSDVVSKQQLLPPWHALHFPTPFSLTEFPCVKQIVSLSGFEGEERAKVKYMLEALGAKYTNYFSKHNTLLVCRRTDGQKYKKAREWQTSVVNALWLTDLLCGQMNALRQLEGPKYQQFNLSNPFRLDYSLVPHLMAAWKMPINITQESYDKINQVGQGPNSIRKYKKPRLDGPLLNKDPHLLGLEEPIVVSNPDPPPPDKQPRILFSGINPRKHAKRIRELGGALAANWRDATHLIMSAPLRTVKLLCCLSRCKFIVNLQWLLDCSARNTFVDESAYMLGNAEFEKNFNCNIEKALASPNRGTVLKGKIFYVTPSVIPSPSAIAEIIESAGGTMEKTRRPLAQIQEMNAGILTYFIVTHENDLHLLSDVLRANIGVYSAEIVLGAVARQYFQLDTSQV; from the exons ATGGGTGACATACGGGCTGGTCTCGAGGATTTAAAGCTCGACGGTGTTCTATTCGCCAACGTTAAATACTACGTCAGCGGTGAAGGCGATCCCAAG ATTTTGAATTTACTGCAAGAGGGTGGAGCTGAAAGGTCCAATTATTTTAGTGATTTTGTCACGCATCTCATAGCAGGCTATGAAGCATTGGAAAATGATATATCTGCAGCGAAAGATCTGTATGAGATTCCAGCAGTTACACAAAACTGGATTCTATATTCCGTTAAATGCAGCAAATTACTCCC AACACAATATTTCTCACCAGAAGAAAATCAATTGTTCTCGAATGTACGTGCGTGTATATCCCAGGTAAGTCGAGCAGACAGTAAATCACTCTGGGCAATGATAACGTTGCAAGGTGGCAAATGTCAGCTACGCCTGGATAGATATTGCACTCATTTGATTACGGGAAAAGCGAATGgcataaaatatgaaactGCAACGAGGCATCATATACACATTGTTACGCCTGATTGGCTAACGGAATGTTGCAAGAAAAGCGCTATTGTTAGCGACGTGGAATATCATCCAAGACTACTGATTTATCCATCTCCGAATAGTTCAACAGCTATGATTACTGGATTTATGGATGAAGATACCGATAATAAAGTCACACAAGAAGAGCAAAATAAGACCAAAGCTATGTTGGAACAACTCAAGCAACGCATGCCATGGAATCAACCAAGTCCGCCAGTGTCGTCGAATGCTTCGCATAGTCTTGGTGCAAGTGCTGCAGCAACTGTTCCTTATTCAACTAATGgacagaataatataaatatacaaccGCAACAGCATCTTTCACGATCAGTTCCCTCGACTAGTCTAACCACTTCCACAATTGCTCCATCTGTTTCTGatcaaaatattatcaatcaaGCGACATGGCTACCACAGGTATCTCAGCAAAGTAATATTTCTCAACAAACAAAGACTGTACCGTCACAGATGCAACAACAAGAGCTGCCaccgcaacagcagcagcaacaacaaataaatattcaacatCAGTTGATACAACAACAACAATTAACGCAACAACTAACGCAGCATCAACAACAGTTACAACAAGCACCGTACAGTCAACAGCAACAACTTTTAAATCAACAACAATCAGCTCAAATATCATCGCAACAACAGTTGATAGGGCAACAACAACCACTCGGGCAGCAATCGATGATGCcacaacaacagcagcagcaaatAAACTCACAATTACCACAGCATCAATTAACTTCGCCGCAACTATTAACATCACAACAGAAACAATTAAATCCGCATCAAATTATTCAACAACAGCAATTGCAAACGTCACAGCAATCACATTTGACACAACAGCAGGTACAATTAGCAGctcaacagcagcagcaacagcagatAGTAATGCAACAGCAACAACCGATTGCAGGTCAGCATCAATTGACTCAACAGCAGACTCCGTCACAGCAACTTACTCCAGAACAAAGGCAACTCATTTTGttgcaacaacaacaacagcaacaaaaGATTCAACAGATATCACAGCAATTACAACAATCTGCGCCACAGAGCTCTCAACAGTTTGTCATAAGAGAAGGCCAGCTACAACAACAACCGCAAAATCAGCAATTAATCGGGCCGAATCAACAAGGATTTATCGTGCAACGAGATCCGCAGTGGCAACAACAGCAATATCACTTGCAGTTGCAAAGACAACAACAGCAAATCGGGCCTCAGAGACCTGGAGGGCAATGGAACCAGCAACCGCCTCAACCACCCAGGCAGTTGATTCAATTAGACGCACAGACGCATCAGCAATTGCAGCAGATGGACCCGCAGCAAAGGGCTCAGTTCATCAAGAAGATTCAGATACAACGGAACATGATAGTGCAAAGACAGATGCAGAACCGTCAGGCGCAGCAAGGTCCGCATATCGCTGTTATAAGGAGTCCTGGTAAACCGGTGCAACCAGGCGGATTGCAATGGGTTCAACAAGCTCGACCTCAGATGATGGGACCACAGCTCGCGCAAACTCCTGGACAGAAACCAGTGCATCCGGGGGTACAACCACCAGCGTTAACCCCGATAAACTCTTCGAATCAAGTTATCGTGCCGGCTGGTCAGACCGTTCAGGGTCCAGAAGCATCGCAAGCAGGGCAAACATTCCAGCAGAGGCAACTGATACCGCAGCAAATAGCGCAGTTGCATATGCAGAAACAGCAACAAATGGCTAGATTGCAACAGTTACAACAtttgcagcagcaacaacaacaacagcagcagcagcagcagcaaggcGCGCAACAGGAACCACCGTTAACGTCCTTGCCGAATAACGCGCAGATTCCGCCAGATCAGCAACTCGTCGTGAATGCTAAAACCAAAACTGCGCTAGCTAACATGCTGACTAATAGATTACAGGGTGGTGCTACGGAGGGTAGTGCGTCTGGTCAATTGAGATTGATGACTGCGCAACACAGACCTCCGCCACCTCCCTCGCAGGATCCACAACTCCTAGCTGCTTATCAGAGAAGGACTCTGGGGAATATAACGAATGGTGCACCAGCAGGGGCACCCATAAAGATGCAGTTTGCCCCAGTCATGCCACAACCTAAGGCGCAATTTTATGGTCACAATCCAAATTTGAAAC TTCCGCCAGACTTATTCTTGTTGGGATGTATTTTCGTCATTGTCGAATACGACGTGCAACGCCCGAATGAAGTTTCGGTGTGGAAACAAGTTATCGAGAGACATGGCGGTGAAGTAGAACCGCAATACTGTACTCGTGCGACCCATGTACTAGCCATCACGCAAAAACATCCAACTGTCGTACAAGCATTACGTGAAGGGAAACGTTGCGTCAGTGCGCATTGGCTTTCTGACGTTGTCAGTAAGCAGCAATTGCTACCACCCTGGCATGCCCTGCATTTTCCAACACCATTCAGCTTAACAGAATTTCCATGTGTCAAGCAAATTGTATCGTTATCTGGATTCGAAGGAGAAGAACGAGCGAAAGTTAAATATATGTTGGAAGCTTTGGGTGCAAAGtacacaaattatttttccaagcACAATACTCTTCTGGTTTGCAGAAG GACAGACGgacagaaatataaaaaagcgcGCGAATGGCAAACTAGCGTTGTAAACGCACTGTGGTTGACGGATTTGCTTTGTGGACAAATGAACGCTTTGCGTCAACTTGAGGGTCCAAAGTATCAACAGTTTAATCTGAGTAACCCTTTTAGACTAGACTATTCACTAGTGCCTCATCTCATGG CTGCTTGGAAAATGCCAATAAATATTACTCAAGAGTCGTATGACAAAATAAACCAGGTTGGACAGGGTCCAAATTCGATCAGAAAATACAAAAAGCCACGATTGGATGGCCCATTATTGAATAAAGACCCGCATCTTTTGGGTTTGGAGGAACCGATTGTCGTCAGTAATCCTGATCCTCCGCCACCTGATAAACAACCGAGAATACTATTCTCTGGTATAAATCCAAGAAAGCATGCCAAG AGGATTCGCGAACTAGGAGGTGCTCTGGCTGCTAACTGGCGAGACGCCACTCACCTCATAATGTCCGCACCGTTACGAACAGTAAAACTGTTGTGTTGTTTATCGCGATGCAAATTTATCGTCAACCTACAATGGTTGCTCGATTGTTCCGCGAGAAATACTTTTGTGGACGAAAGTGCATATATGCTCGGCAATGCAGAGTTCGAGAAAaactttaattgcaatatCGAAAAAGCTTTAGCGAGTCCTAATCGTGGGACAGTACTTAAG GGTAAGATATTTTATGTCACACCAAGTGTGATACCATCCCCTTCAGCGATCGCGGAGATAATAGAAAGTGCAGGAGGTACAATGGAAAAGACGCGTAGACCACTTGCGCAAATACAAGAAATGAATGCCGGGATATTAACTTATTTTATCGTAACCCATGAGAATGATCTTCATCTTCTTTCCGATGTCTTACGTGCGAATATCG gTGTGTACAGTGCGGAAATTGTATTAGGCGCAGTTGCACGACAATACTTCCAACTTGATACGAGTCaagtttaa
- the LOC113563424 gene encoding uncharacterized protein LOC113563424, translated as MQSHCGIYLLIHVLFLVKSIESFDNNGSEYFSSLERNLILKLKTATRLKHNLGKILYELPIENYELHHSVKIIGDYLRNGGSLIDCLDVLPSITHVPIEEQIDSILGSMEDHLPKYLIPAISLIRRFIKEGVLDVEEIHRPTWGPPKSDLLEKISLMDLKKAASPLIYREPLKDLKGPWPKIIGETASLINYKIVSPRRELIAYMLANLKITKATTEIRESITNLFEYLLSNGDHQLTNLKTSSNPYQLISNAVSNLSLQNETLVAANLLLPFLKKPSECWESSEFINFFHDNILNYTLLISRDRLFSRSKAGIALSSMIQKNNLDAHNTIEQFHPFEYVSHKDLLLAFVSQLKRQQTHRNGVSDVVNSVYGDLLLTNAQKRRKVLRNRDITEVILMAMARIENSIRIQRLLANVASDKSVKPEVWQKAPAFGLSENDINGPIDATLKTLKALLFSDLVTSDVLKAKIAELINAYENRINEEQAKCNSRLETYWSNFTKAGKEIETKRRKIRDIDIEDLLQALPGLNIYTDEYISLKIFLSQSNLEEKIGQVDVNMHPTRGRLLAQLLKMMETASGIDDNLRHLAMRFIDNVAYEGYGAGALLQRFSEI; from the exons ATGCAATCTCATTGTGGTATATACTTATTAATTCACGTATTATTCCTCGTAAAATCGATCGAGTCGTTCGACAACAATGGGAGCGAGTATTTCTCATCCTTGGAGAGAAACTTgatattgaaattgaaaacAGCAACACGGTTGAAGCATAATCTCGGGAAGATTCTTTACGAGTTACCA ATAGAGAATTACGAATTGCATCATTCCGTAAAGATCATCGGAGATTACTTGAGGAATGGTGGTTCGTTGATCGATTGTCTAGATGTCTTACCTTCCATAACGCATGTGCCTATCGAAGAGCAGATAGATAGTATTCTAGGATCCATGGAGGACCATTTACCCAAATATCTAATACCAGCGATATCTTTAATCAGACGATTTATAAAGGAAGGAGTTCTGGACGTCGAGGAGATCCACAGACCGACCTGGGGACCACCAAAGAGCGATCTGTTAGAAAAGATCTCTCTGATGGATCTGAAGAAAGCGGCTTCGCCTTTGATTTATCGCGAGCCGCTCAAGGATCTCAAAGGACCTTGGCCAAAGATAATCGGCGAGACTgcctcgttaattaattacaagatCGTCTCTCCGCGTCGGGAACTGATCGCGTATATGTTAGCGAATTTGAAGATAACGAAGGCAACGACGGAGATTAGAGAATCGATCACAAAtcttttcgaatatttgcTATCAAATGGCGATCACCAATTGACTAATCTCAAAACGTCTTCCAATCCGTACCAGCTGATTTCCAATGCTGTTTCGAACTTATCTCTGCAGAATGAGACTCTGGTAGCTGCCAATCTATTGCTGCCATTTCTGAAGAAACCGTCCGAGTGTTGGGAATCTTCTGAATTTATCAACTTTTTTCACGACAACATTCTAAATTATACTCTTCTGATATCGCGGGACAGATTGTTTTCCAGATCGAAAGCTGGTATCGCACTCTCGTCTATGATCCAGAAAAACAATTTGGACGCACATAACACCATCGAGCAATTCCATCCCTTCGAATATGTATCTCACAAGGACTTGCTGTTGGCTTTCGTCAGTCAACTCAAACGTCAGCAGACTCATCGAAATGGAGTGTCGGATGTCGTGAACAGCGTCTATGGCGATCTGCTTCTGACAAACGCTCAAAAGCGACGGAAAGTTTTGAGAAATCGAGATATCACTGAAGTGATTCTCATGGCAATGGCGAGAATAGAAAACTCTATCAGGATCCAAAGACTGCTTGCGAATGTGGCATCGGATAAAAGCGTCAAGCCGGAAGTTTGGCAAAAGGCTCCCGCCTTTGGTTTGTCGGAAAATGATATCAACGGTCCGATAGACGCTACTCTAAAGACTCTAAAGGCGCTATTATTCTCAGACCTTGTTACGTCTGACGTTCTAAAAGCGAAGATTGCAGAGTTGATCAACGCGTACGAAAACAGAATCAATGAGGAGCAGGCCAAGTGCAACAGTCGATTAGAAACATACTGGAGCAATTTTACTAAAGCAGGAAAAGAAATCGAGACAAAGAGGAGAAAGATAAGGGACATAGACATCGAGGATCTCCTTCAAGCTTTGCCTGGTTTGAATATCTACACGGATGAGTATATAAGcttgaaaatttttctgtCACAGAGTAATCTGGAAGAGAAGATAGGACAAGTAGACGTGAATATGCATCCCACCAGAGGTAGATTGTTAGCTCAGTTGCTAAAAATGATGGAAACTGCCAGCGGCATTGACGACAATTTACGTCATTTGGCTATGCGGTTTATCGATAACGTGGCTTATGAGGGTTACGGTGCTGGTGCTTTATTACAACGTTTCAGTGAGATTTGA
- the LOC105280276 gene encoding squamous cell carcinoma antigen recognized by T-cells 3 has translation MDVSMEETDETARQENSDVEEETIETEARAESNEEMDEENESDSDEVDDDEVDADEAEVNSLQALLRKNPYDYTSHTALIKKLQEMGNERYRLLDARQNMSNAYPLSPELWLSWIRDEIELALTDEDKVEITQLCERAVEDYVSVEVWLEYLQFSIGNMGSEKDAAKHVRKLFERALIVVGLHTTKGAIIWEAFREFETVLLALIDSANLAGKKDQLGRIASLFQRQLACPLLNMEKTYEEYQSWHMGDGAEATIDDNIISVTYERAFAKLSTLLPYEEKLISAQGESELTDAYKGYLLYEKQQRNQDRIVLLYERAITDLSLEIPIWLDYLNYLEDTIKDELVLLPVYKRASRNIPWCSKVWQKWMRSSEMWGEHAQVQELFGLALSSGFSTANDYRNVWLTYLEHQRRRIEQCSEEEREKCLDIIRRTFDKACERLANDFGLDGDPNCIILQYWARTEAIHGNNMEKARTLWADILSQGHSATASYWLEYISLERCYGDTKHLRKLFQKALASVKDWPESIANAWIDFERDKGTLEQMQLCEVKTKEKIDKVMEERQKEQQVPILSESREFTRNKKATKRKLSDDTGKWKHLGNSSTKIVKSNLQAKSKGENLSDTVGGRINEKTQEKPKSLPPPGFQPEDKDMDDKDSEHEIDSSITVFVSNLDYTVTEDEVRDALKPAGSVTSFRMVKDYKGRGKGYCYVQLSSAEAVGEALKLDRTPINGRPMFVSRCNPNKDTRSSGFKYSSRLEKNKLFVKGLPLTITKEELEEIFKVHGNLKEVRMVTYRNGHSKGLAYVEYHEETTAAKALLTSDGMKIQDKVITVAISKPPDRKKTQTVEEDKEQVKSLGGTTTSRTTFGVPKTLLSMVPRNVKANVSNGNGNTSRTGNGVAQPMNNQDFRNMFLKKK, from the exons ATGGACGTTTCGATGGAGGAAACTGACGAAACAGCTCGTCAAGAAAACTCCGACGTCGAGGAAGAGACGATAGAAACCGAAGCGAGAGCGGAATCCAATGAAGAAATGGACGAAGAAAACGAATCCGATAGCGACGAGGTAGACGACGACGAGGTAGATGCCGATGAGGCAGAAGTAAACTCTCTGCAAGCTCTCTTGAGAAAAAACCCGTATGACTATACCAGTCATACAGCCTTGATCAAGAAATTGCAGGAGATGGGGAATGAGCGGTATCGCTTGCTAGACGCCAGACAGAACATGAGCAATGCGTATCCACTGAGTCCCGAGCTGTGGCTTTCGTGGATACGCGATGAAATTGAACTGGCACTCACAGACGAGGACAAGGTCGAAATAACACAGCTATGTGAGCGTGCGGTCGAAGACTATGTTT CTGTAGAAGTATGGCTGGAATACTTGCAATTTAGCATCGGAAACATGGGCTCGGAAAAGGATGCAGCTAAACACGTCCGCAAACTCTTTGAACGTGCACTAATTGTCGTAGGCCTGCATACCACTAAAGGAGCAATAATATGGGAAGCATTTCGAGAATTCGAAACTGTTTTACTTGCACTG ATCGATAGCGCAAATCTAGCAGGAAAGAAAGACCAATTGGGGCGTATCGCTAGTTTATTTCAACGTCAGTTAGCGTGTCCTCTGTTAAATATGGAAAAGACATACGAGGAGTATCAGTCTTGGCATATGGGAGATGGCGCAGAAGCAACCATTGATGACAATATTATTTCAGTAACATACGAGCGGGCTTTTGCAAAATTGAGCACGCTTCTTCCTTATGAGGAGAAACTGATCTCCGCGCAAGGCGAAAGTGAGCTGACCGATGCTTACAAGGGATATTTACTGTATGAAAAACAACAACGCAATCAAGATCGTATTGTACTCCTTTATGAAAGGGCGATAACTGATTTGAGCTTGGAGATACCGATTTGGTTGGATTATCTCAATTATCTCGAGGATACAATAAAAGATGAGCTTGTGTTACTACCAGTCTATAAACGAGCGTCAAGGAACATTCCATGGTGCTCGAAAGTGTGGCAAAAGTGGATGAGATCGTCTGAGATGTGGGGAGAGCATGCACAAGTACAAGAATTATTTGGGCTGGCCTTATCCTCCGGGTTTTCAACAGCAAATGATTACCGAAACGTGTGGCTCACGTATCTCGAACATCAACGGCGCAGAATTGAACAATGTTccgaggaagagagggaaaaGTGTCTAGATATTATTCGTCGTACATTCGACAAAGCATGCGAACGTCTGGCAAACGACTTTGGACTAGACGGCGATCCCAATTGCATTATCTTGCAATATTGGGCAAGAACCGAAGCAATACATGGAAATAACATGGAAAAGGCGAGAACATTATGGGCTGACATTCTTTCACAAGGACATTCTGCAACGGCATCTTATTGGTTGGAGTATATATCACTGGAacg GTGCTATGGGGATACAAAACATTTAAGGAAACTGTTCCAGAAAGCCTTGGCTTCCGTGAAAGATTGGCCAGAAAGTATAGCAAATGCGTGGATAGATTTTGAACGTGATAAAGGAACTCTGGAACAAATGCAGCTCTGTGAAGTGAAAACGAAAGAGAAGATTGATAAAGTTATGGAAGAGAGACAAAAAGAGCAGCAAGTTCCTATCCTGAGCGAATCTCGCGAGTTTACGCGCAATAAGAAAGCCACCAAGAGAAAATTAAGTGATGATACTGGTAAATGGAAGCATTTAGgaaattcttcaacaaaaatTGTGAAATCCAACTTGCAAGCAAAATCAAAAGGAGAAAATCTCTCGGACACTGTCGGCGGGAGAATAAACGAGAAAACTCAAGAGAAACCAAAATCACTACCACCTCCTGGTTTTCAACCAGAGGATAAAGATATGGATGACAAAGATAGTGAGCATGAAATAGACAGTAGCATTACTGTTTTCGTTAGTAATTTAGACTATACGGTAACTGAAGACGAAGTACGAGATGCCCTAAAACCAGCTGGATCAGTAACGTCATTCAGAATGGTAAAGGATTACAAAGGACGTGGCAAAGGATATTGTTATGTACAGTTGAGCAGCGCA GAAGCCGTGGGAGAAGCTTTAAAATTAGACAGAACGCCCATTAATGGACGTCCTATGTTTGTTTCAAGATGTAATCCTAATAAAGATACTAGAAGTTCCGGATTCAAGTACAGCTCTAgacttgaaaaaaataaactctTTGTTAaag GACTTCCGCTCACGATCACGAAAGAAGAACTTgaggaaatatttaaagttcATGGAAATTTGAAGGAAGTCCGCATGGTTACTTACCGTAATGGGCACTCAAAGGGCTTAGCTTATGTCGAGTACCACGAGGAAACGACTGCTGCGAAAGCCCTTTTAACTAGCGATGGTATGAAAATACAGGATAAAGTGATTACAGTTGCGATAAGTAAACCGCCCGATCGTAAGAAAACTCAAACGGTGGAGGAAGATAAGGAACAAGTAAAATCATTAGGCGGTACGACGACAAGCCGTACCACGTTTGGAGTACCCAAGACTTTATTGTCTATGGTACCTCGTAACGTTAAAGCTAACGTTAGTAACGGTAATGGCAACACGAGTCGAACTGGGAACGGAGTTGCGCAGCCAATGAACAATCAAGATTTTCGAAATATGTTTCTTAAGAAAAAATAA
- the LOC105280274 gene encoding serine protease gd, with the protein MAKVIVLITLLVQLYCMPIRISGQSPCPEYFSYITDFTTDEVLGQIVIPSAPKNRALHIKVALSIAVALPTSYVGKLELAQSKEESVEAVQRGLPLLYRIHFPLHRPIPLLTGIWFNNEQYCSGPRAMGHIVTSIMLEHNLYPPNIPLSQSSIPNASPMFPFRPDIFWQQPTIGPVYSTSNRPTVQRPITQRPITIQRPKKKPATPRPTTTVGLSDGQRNECGRTAQTSDINLLISKGVKTSPGQWPWLVAIFLVKIEFEFQCAGSILTNRHVITAAHCFKLDVQDNVNIPPSAMLVSLGRYRLREWYEKGSVNREIASYTIHPDYTHQGTGDSDIAILVLRTSVEFSPTIKPICLWSGPTILQSVVNKPGYVVGWGRDELGNPYLAEPRMAKAPIVSQEECLWSDQRFVSFTSNRTLCAGLRDGSGPCNGDSGSGLVLYEAGRYQLRGIVSRSLFDSNQMTCDLTQYVVFVDVAKYLSWIQQQILST; encoded by the exons ATGGCTAAAGTCATTGTTTTAATCACATTGCTGGTGCAGCTATATTGCATGCCGATAAGAATATCCGGACAATCTCCATGTCCTGAGTATTTCTCATATATAACTGATTTTACAACAGACGAAGTGCTGGGACAAATCGTAATCCCATCTGCACCAAAGAATAGAGCACTTCATATTAAAGTGGCCTTGAGCATCGCCGTAGCACTGCCTAcg AGCTATGTCGGTAAATTAGAACTGGCACAATCAAAAGAGGAGTCTGTTGAAGCGGTTCAGCGTGGTTTGCCTTTGTTATACCGCATACATTTTCCTTTGCATCGACCGATTCCACTATTGACCGGGATATGGTTTAACAATGAACAATATTGTTCGGGTCCACGCG cgATGGGACACATCGTGACTTCTATCATGCTGGAGCATAATCTGTACCCGCCGAACATACCACTTTCGCAAAGTTCTATTCCCAATGCATCACCGATGTTTCCTTTTCGACCGGATATCTTTTGGCAACAGCCGACAATTGGGCCAGTTTATTCGACATCGAATCGGCCTACCGTTCAACGACCAATTACTCAACGACCAATTACTATCCAACGACCAAAGAAGAAACCTGCCACTCCACGTCCGACCACGACTGTCGGTCTTTCCGACGGTCAACGAAATGAGTGCGGTCGTACCGCTCAAACCAGCGACATAAACCTTTTGATCTCCAAGGGAGTGAAGACATCGCCAGGCCAATGGCCATGGTTGGTGGCAATCTTCCTCGTGAAAATCGAGTTCGAGTTTCAGTGCGCCGGTTCCATCCTGACCAATAGACACGTTATAACAG CGGCGCATTGCTTCAAGTTGGATGTTCAGGACAACGTGAATATACCTCCTAGCGCGATGTTGGTGTCTTTAGGGCGATATCGACTACGTGAATGGTACGAAAAGGGATCTGTGAATCGGGAAATCGCGAGTTACACGATCCATCCTGATTACACGCACCAAGGCACTGGTGATTCCGATATAGCGATTCTAGTTTTGAGAACTTCCGTTGAATTCAGCCCCACGATTAAACCTATTTGTTTATGGTCTGGTCCGACCATTCTTCAGAGTGTTGTCAACAAGCCAGGATATGTCGTAGGATGGGGCCGGGATGAGCTAGGAAATCCTTATCTCGCGGAACCACGTATGGCGAAAGCACCGATAGTAAGTCAG GAGGAATGTCTCTGGAGCGATCAGCGTTTCGTTAGCTTCACCTCTAACCGCACACTTTGTGCCGGTTTGCGAGATGGCAGCGGTCCTTGTAACGGTGATAGTGGTAGCGGATTAGTACTTTATGAAGCAGGTCGTTATCAATTGCGCGGTATCGTTTCGCGATCATTGTTCGACAGTAATCAAATGACCTGCGATCTCACGCAGTACGTTGTCTTTGTTGACGTGGCTAAATACTTGTCCTGGATTCAGCAGCAGATCCTCAGCACTTAA